The proteins below come from a single Leopardus geoffroyi isolate Oge1 chromosome D3, O.geoffroyi_Oge1_pat1.0, whole genome shotgun sequence genomic window:
- the CLDN5 gene encoding claudin-5, protein MGSAALEILGLVLCLVGWVGLILACGLPMWQVTAFLDHNIVTAQTTWKGLWMSCVVQSTGHMQCKVYDSVLALSTEVQAARALTVGAVLLALVALFVTLAGAQCTTCVAPGPAKARVALTGGALYALCGLLALVPLCWFANIVVREFYDPTVPMSQKYELGAALYIGWAASALLMCGGGLVCCGAWVCAGRPDFSFPVKYSAPRRPTASGDYDKKNYV, encoded by the coding sequence ATGGGGTCGGCCGCGCTGGAGATCCTTGGCCTGGTGCTGTGCCTGGTGGGCTGGGTGGGCCTGATCCTGGCGTGCGGGCTTCCCATGTGGCAGGTGACTGCCTTCCTGGACCACAACATCGTGACGGCGCAGACCACCTGGAAGGGGCTGTGGATGTCGTGCGTGGTGCAGAGCACCGGGCACATGCAATGCAAGGTGTACGATTCGGTGCTGGCGCTGAGCACCGAGGTGCAGGCGGCGCGGGCGCTCACCGTGGGCGCCGTGTTGCTGGCGCTCGTCGCGCTTTTCGTGACCCTGGCGGGCGCGCAGTGCACTACCTGCGTGGCCCCAGGCCCGGCCAAAGCGCGCGTGGCCCTCACAGGCGGCGCGCTCTACGCGCTCTGCGGGCTGCTGGCGCTCGTTCCGCTCTGCTGGTTCGCCAAtatcgtggtccgtgagttctacGACCCGACCGTGCCCATGTCGCAGAAGTACGAACTGGGCGCGGCGCTGTACATTGGCTGGGCCGCTTCGGCGCTGCTCATGTGCGGCGGCGGCCTCGTGTGCTGCGGCGCCTGGGTCTGCGCTGGCCGCCCCGACTTCAGCTTCCCGGTCAAGTACTCCGCTCCGCGGCGGCCCACGGCCAGCGGCGACTATGACAAGAAGAACTACGTCTGA